The Rhodococcus antarcticus DNA segment GCAGGTCGTCGTGACCTGGCGCCCCCGACGATGGATGGTGGTGTGAGGTGGAGCTGTCCGACATCACGGTGGAGGTCCGAGACAAGGCGCTCCGGCGCCACGGGCTCGTCCGCCCCGAGGAGCTGATCCTGAAGCTCACGGGCTCCCACAACAACATCGGCACCTGGGAGCTTCAGCTCTCCAGCGAGCACCCGCTCACGCCGATCCTGCGGACCCCGGGCAGTGGCATCGTCGTCACTGCCCTGGGGGACGTCCTCATGTCCGGCCCGACCACCACGCCCAAGTTCACCGCCTCGTCCTCGGACCCCGAGGGCACGGTGAGCTTCTCGGGCGTGAGCGACTCGATCATCCTGGCCGACTACCTGTCCTGGCCCGAGCCGAGCAACGTCGACCCGACCGCGCAGACCCTCGCCCACGACGTCCGCGAGGGCGCGGCCGAGACCCTCATGCACGCCTACGTCAACGCGAACTGCGGGCCTGGAGCTCCGCCCGCGCGCCGCAAGGCCCAGCTCGTCATGGGCACCGATGGGCAGCGCGGGCCGACCATCAAGAAGTCCCCGCGCTTCCCTGTGCTGGGCAACCTGCTCAACGAGATCGCCACGCTCGGCGAGCTGGGCTTCCAGATCGTCCAGCGCGGCGAGCAGCTCGTCTTCGAGACCTTCGGGCTGCGCGACCAGGCCCTCGACGTCCGCCTGGACGTCCGCGCCGGCACGCTCGCCTCGCAGATGGTGGCCCTCACGGCTCCCGGTGCGACCCAGGTGATCGTGGCCGGCCAGGGCGACCTCGTCGACCGGCAGTTCTACGCAGCCACCACGCCCGAGGCCACCGAGGCTGAGGTCGCGTGGGGCCGGCGCATCGAGCGCTTCCTGGACCAGCGCCAGACCGACGACCCGACCGAGCACAAGCAGGCAGCCGACGAGCTGCTCTCCAAGGAGGGCTTCACGGGCGTCTCCGTCCAGGTGGTCCCCACCGACGACGCCACCATGCGCTACGGCATCGACTGGGCCATGGGAGACATCGCCTCGGTGGTCGTGGACGGTGGCGAGGAGCAAGCGGTCGTCACGGGCTTCGTGCTCGCCGTCGACTCGGCCGGCGTCCGCCTGGGCGCCGTGCTCGGAGACTCCTCCGAGTTCACCCGCGAGTCCGCGCTCACCGCCCGCCTCTCCGACGTGGAGAAGCGCACGAGCGCCCTGGAGCGCAACGCCGAGAACACCACCGGCGTCCCAGCCGTCGTCACGGCTGCCATCACCAACGCGGCGGCCACGGCTGCGGCTTCCACCACCGACGCACGAGCTGAAGCTGCTGCGGCAGTAGACGACCTCGCCGTCCTGACCTTCATGGGGGTGTACTAGATGCCCAGCTCTCCCACCGCCTTCGTCCGCGAGAACCTCGTGGTGAACGCGACCAAGTCACGCACCGTGCCCTCGGGCGCCAAGTGGATCATCACCAACGTCGTGCTCAGCGCCACCGGGACCACGGCCGCAACCGTCACCGTGCTCATCGACGGGGTCGCGCTCATCCCGGGGGTCAGCATCCCGGCCCTGGGCATGTTCACCCTCGACTGCACCCAGGTGGTCTACGCCCAGTCGTCGGTCGAGGTCCGCAACGGCGCCAACGGCGCGGTCAGCGCCCACGTCAGTGGAGTGGAGGTGACCCCCTAATGGGCGTCTCCTTCGCGGGCGGCTCCGACATCGGGTGGCAGATCCCGACCCTGCTCAACGGCTGGGTGCCCTACGGCTTCGGCTACGTCGGGCCGCGCTTCCGCAAGCTCTCGAACGGCCAGGTGGAGCTCCAGGGCCTCGCCCGAGGTACCACGATCAACACCACGCTGTTCGTACTCCCGGTCGGCTACCGCCCGAGCGACAGGCTGCTCATCCCAGCCCTGTGCGACCCCAACAACGCAGCTCGCATCGACATCCTGAACAACGGCGAAGTCTCCATGCAAGGTGGCGCCGGCATCGAGTACCTCACCATCGCCCACACCTTCTACCCCGACCAGTGAGGAGGCCCGAGCATGGGAGCTTCGCTCTACATCCCGTCGCTGTTCCCCGCGCCTGACGCGAGCTGGATCGGCCTTACCCCGCAGAACGGCTGGTCCGCCTACGGGCAGGGCTTCCCACCGCCGCAGGCCATGCGGTCTGCCGGCGTCGTGCACCTTCGCGGCCTGCTAGCCGGCACCACCGCAGGCGCCAGCACCGAGGTCGTCATGTTCACCCTGCCGCCGGGCTACTGGCCCGACATCGCAGACAACACGCAGATCCACCTAGCGGCGAACTCGAACAACCAGCACGGCTCGATCGGCGTCTACGGAAACGGGACGGTCCACTTCAAGGTCGGTAGCCCCCTGTGGTTCTCCCTCGACGGGGTCAGCTTCGGAGCTGGCCGATGGTGACGCCGCTCAGGCCGACCGGCTGGGAGCTGACCGATGACGGCATGATCGTCGGCAACTTCCAGGAAGCCTGCCCGGACGACCACGAGAACCCCGCCGCCTTCGTGCCCGAGCGCACCTTCCGTGTCGTGCTGAAGGCCGTCTCTGCCAAGGCGAGTCGCATCAGGGGCAAGCCGGTGGTCCTCATCCCCCCTACGCCCTCAGCGCCCCTGTAGCGCCCGCTCCCCCTCTCTCGAGCCCCTCGTGCCCCAGCGGTGCGGGGGGCTCCTCCATGCCCACAGGAAGGCCACATGGCACCCACCAGCTTCCCCTTCGACAACCAGGACGTGACCGAGGCGCAGTACGCCGCGCTGTTCAGCGAGTTCCAGGACAGCGGCGTCGCCGACAGCTCGGACAGCTCCTCGCTGAAGGTCGGCGCCGACAGCTCCGGCATGAAGGTCACCGCCCAGGCCGGCTTCGCCGTGCTCCGCGGCTTCGGCTACAACAACGACGCCGTCCAGACCCTGACCATCGCCGCTGCCGGGTCCGCCTCGCGCACCGACCGCGTCATCCTCCGACTCAACCCCGCCATCAACACGATCGAACTCGCGGTGCTGAAGGGCTCCTCCGACCAGTCCGCCCCGGCCCTCACGCAGACGAACACGGGCATCTACGAGATCGCCCTGGCTACCGTTGCCGTCGCGGTCGGCGCCGTCACCATCTCGGACGCTGCGGTCATCGACTCCCGCACCTTCACCTCCAGCAGGGTCGGCACCTGGTCAACCCTGACCCGCCCCCTGTCTCCCCGCAAGGGCCAGCTCGGGCTCAACACCACCACGAGCCGCTGGGAGTACCACAACGGCGGGGAGTGGGCCGACCTCGCCCCCACGGTCACCTGGACCAACATCCAGGGCAAGCCGGTGAGCTTCCCCCCCGCAGCGCACGCGCACGACTGGAACTCCATCGAGAGCAAGCCGTCGAGCTTCCTGCCCGCGTCGCACAAGCACCCCATCGCCGACGTCACCAGCCTCCAGGGCGACCTCGACGGCAAGGCCCAGGCCACCCACAACCACGACGGGGCCTACGCCTCCAAGGCGGGCCGCTGGGGTGCCGGCTACGTCAACACCGGCACCAGCAACGAGCTGAGCCTGAGCTGGCGCGGCAGCTACCTGGAGGTGAACGTCGACTCCACCTTCTTCCGCCTGGCCGTCTTCGCCGACATCCAGTGGCTCGACAACAAGAAGGCCGAGTGGACCCACGGCCACACCTTCGCCAACAACGCCGACTGGGCCACCAACTCCGGCACCTCCAACCGATCCAACGGCTCGGACCGGGTGCGCGGGTCCACCCCCGCCGGC contains these protein-coding regions:
- a CDS encoding siphovirus ReqiPepy6 Gp37-like family protein, whose protein sequence is MELSDITVEVRDKALRRHGLVRPEELILKLTGSHNNIGTWELQLSSEHPLTPILRTPGSGIVVTALGDVLMSGPTTTPKFTASSSDPEGTVSFSGVSDSIILADYLSWPEPSNVDPTAQTLAHDVREGAAETLMHAYVNANCGPGAPPARRKAQLVMGTDGQRGPTIKKSPRFPVLGNLLNEIATLGELGFQIVQRGEQLVFETFGLRDQALDVRLDVRAGTLASQMVALTAPGATQVIVAGQGDLVDRQFYAATTPEATEAEVAWGRRIERFLDQRQTDDPTEHKQAADELLSKEGFTGVSVQVVPTDDATMRYGIDWAMGDIASVVVDGGEEQAVVTGFVLAVDSAGVRLGAVLGDSSEFTRESALTARLSDVEKRTSALERNAENTTGVPAVVTAAITNAAATAAASTTDARAEAAAAVDDLAVLTFMGVY
- a CDS encoding tail fiber domain-containing protein, whose translation is MAPTSFPFDNQDVTEAQYAALFSEFQDSGVADSSDSSSLKVGADSSGMKVTAQAGFAVLRGFGYNNDAVQTLTIAAAGSASRTDRVILRLNPAINTIELAVLKGSSDQSAPALTQTNTGIYEIALATVAVAVGAVTISDAAVIDSRTFTSSRVGTWSTLTRPLSPRKGQLGLNTTTSRWEYHNGGEWADLAPTVTWTNIQGKPVSFPPAAHAHDWNSIESKPSSFLPASHKHPIADVTSLQGDLDGKAQATHNHDGAYASKAGRWGAGYVNTGTSNELSLSWRGSYLEVNVDSTFFRLAVFADIQWLDNKKAEWTHGHTFANNADWATNSGTSNRSNGSDRVRGSTPAGSGWYSVWVDGNNDFCHNTSSRRYKENIEDFGIEPSDVLAMRPVVYDRKPTTRADGTIQEGQKNEVGLIAEEVAEHAKWLVQYNEHGEVESLRYDLLGVALLPVVQAQARQLTEQQAQIDRLYELLGEDK